The following proteins are co-located in the Desulfoscipio sp. XC116 genome:
- a CDS encoding type II toxin-antitoxin system prevent-host-death family antitoxin — MPNIKPISDLRNYSKVLHHVAPGAPVFLTKNGRGRYAIVDMQDYEKTQATLRLMNELAKGRKSGEQEGWLEPEDMRAHFRARTDEV, encoded by the coding sequence TTGCCGAACATCAAACCGATTTCCGATCTGCGCAATTACAGCAAGGTGCTGCATCATGTGGCCCCGGGCGCTCCTGTCTTTTTGACGAAAAACGGGCGCGGCAGATACGCCATTGTGGATATGCAGGACTATGAGAAAACACAGGCGACGCTCCGTCTTATGAACGAACTTGCAAAGGGCAGAAAGTCCGGCGAGCAGGAAGGCTGGCTGGAGCCCGAAGACATGAGGGCGCATTTCCGCGCAAGAACGGATGAAGTATAG
- a CDS encoding type II toxin-antitoxin system RelE/ParE family toxin, whose protein sequence is MKYRLRYSIQSRRDLEEIWDYIAAELQNPSAAARVVNTIMDATDQLIEFAEMGAPLSSIANVESDYRFLVHGNYLTFYRVHGDEVYVDRVLYGRRDYLRILFGDLMKDETAE, encoded by the coding sequence ATGAAGTATAGGCTCCGCTACTCTATCCAGTCGCGCAGGGATTTGGAAGAAATATGGGACTATATTGCGGCGGAGCTTCAAAATCCATCTGCCGCCGCACGTGTCGTAAACACCATTATGGATGCCACTGACCAGTTGATAGAATTTGCGGAGATGGGCGCGCCCCTATCCTCAATTGCCAATGTCGAGAGCGATTACCGCTTTCTTGTGCATGGAAATTACCTCACATTCTACCGGGTTCATGGCGATGAGGTCTATGTGGATCGAGTGCTTTATGGCCGCCGGGATTATCTGCGTATCCTTTTCGGAGATCTTATGAAAGATGAAACAGCAGAATAA
- a CDS encoding lactate utilization protein → MNLDELISWNYEQMIRKAVQALEKNGFTAVYCPTKQVAYDYIIQEAEGAQTIGFGGSLSVAGLGVTEELEVMGKELLIHGKPGLTPAETLEVMRRQQVSDLFLSGTNALTLTGCLVNMDMTGNRVGAMLFGPQKVIVVAGRNKIVDNTEEAIKRIKRYAAPRNAKRLSKNTPCAKTGFCQECSSPDRICRIMTVIERKPGLTDLHVLVVNEDMGL, encoded by the coding sequence ATGAATTTAGATGAATTAATTAGTTGGAATTATGAGCAAATGATCCGGAAAGCGGTACAAGCCCTGGAGAAGAACGGTTTTACCGCCGTTTACTGTCCAACAAAGCAGGTTGCTTATGATTACATTATACAAGAGGCCGAAGGTGCGCAAACAATTGGCTTCGGCGGTTCTCTATCGGTGGCCGGCCTTGGGGTTACAGAGGAATTAGAGGTAATGGGCAAGGAACTGCTTATCCACGGGAAGCCGGGCTTAACACCTGCTGAGACATTGGAAGTAATGCGCCGGCAGCAAGTTAGTGATCTGTTTTTATCCGGCACTAACGCGCTAACCTTAACAGGCTGTCTGGTAAACATGGATATGACAGGCAATCGCGTGGGAGCCATGTTGTTTGGTCCCCAAAAAGTTATAGTAGTCGCCGGGCGCAATAAAATCGTTGACAATACGGAAGAAGCAATCAAGCGCATAAAAAGATACGCTGCGCCGCGTAATGCCAAACGCCTGAGCAAAAACACTCCCTGCGCCAAAACCGGCTTTTGCCAGGAATGCAGTTCACCGGACCGTATTTGCCGGATCATGACGGTTATTGAGCGCAAACCCGGCCTGACAGACCTGCATGTGTTGGTGGTAAATGAAGACATGGGGTTATAA
- the panB gene encoding 3-methyl-2-oxobutanoate hydroxymethyltransferase, which yields MSKKNIGAFHNMVEAGEKIVYLTAYDYLVAKMQEKAGVDMILVGDSLGMVSLGYDTTFPVTLDDMVRHCQAVRRGAPNTFIVGDMPYMSYQVSDEQAVESAGRLVKEALVDAVKLEGGGERMLSRIKAINEAGILVMGHIGLTPQFMGQIGGYKAQGKNAKAAMQLVEQARLIEEAGAFSILVEGVPSAVGQAITERANIPILGIGAGPHTHGQLLIYADMVGLYDNFTPKFVKKYAGVGQVLVSAFEDYAREVRENKFPVEEEHTYKMSEDEIKELKNLLKEV from the coding sequence ATGAGCAAAAAAAATATTGGTGCTTTTCATAATATGGTCGAGGCCGGAGAAAAAATAGTCTATTTAACAGCTTATGATTACCTGGTAGCCAAAATGCAGGAAAAAGCCGGGGTGGACATGATTCTTGTCGGCGATTCACTGGGCATGGTATCCCTTGGCTATGATACTACTTTCCCGGTTACTCTGGATGATATGGTCCGTCACTGCCAGGCAGTGCGCCGGGGTGCTCCAAATACATTTATCGTCGGAGACATGCCGTACATGTCATACCAGGTATCCGATGAACAAGCTGTGGAAAGTGCCGGGAGATTGGTTAAAGAGGCTTTGGTTGACGCAGTTAAGCTGGAAGGCGGCGGTGAACGCATGTTAAGCCGCATCAAAGCTATTAACGAGGCCGGTATTCTAGTTATGGGCCATATAGGACTTACTCCACAGTTTATGGGACAAATCGGCGGTTATAAGGCTCAGGGGAAAAATGCCAAAGCTGCTATGCAGCTGGTTGAACAGGCCAGGTTGATTGAGGAAGCCGGGGCATTTTCCATCCTGGTAGAGGGCGTTCCGTCAGCAGTGGGACAGGCCATCACGGAAAGGGCTAACATTCCCATACTGGGCATCGGCGCGGGGCCGCACACTCATGGACAACTGCTTATTTACGCTGACATGGTGGGTTTATATGATAACTTTACTCCCAAATTCGTTAAAAAATATGCCGGTGTAGGGCAAGTTTTGGTAAGCGCCTTTGAAGATTATGCCCGGGAAGTGCGCGAAAATAAATTCCCTGTTGAGGAAGAGCATACCTATAAAATGAGTGAAGATGAGATCAAGGAATTGAAAAACCTGCTGAAAGAAGTTTAG
- the ilvD gene encoding dihydroxy-acid dehydratase, protein MRSDAMKKGLQKAPHRSLFKALGLTDQELGRPMIGVVNSFNEIVPGHMHLREISEAVKAGVRINGGTPIEYPSIAVCDGIAMNHDGMKYSLASREIIADSVEVMSMAHPFDGLVLITACDKVVPGMLMAAARLDIPTIIISGGPMLAGSFKGRDVSVSNIFEAIGAVKSGRMSESDMSELEEVVCPGCGSCAGMFTANSMGCLTEALGMALPGNGTLPAVSAARRRLAKLTGMRIMDLVKENLCPSDIMTKKAFINGLALDMALGCSTNTVLHLPAIAYEAGVKINLDQINEISSKTPNLCKLSPNGTHHVQDLDEAGGVSAVLRQLVEHGLADGSALTVTGKTLWKNIENAAISRNEVIRNVDDPYSSTGGIAILYGNIAPGGAVVKKAGVAPEMLKHRGTARIFNSEEDAVAAMMSNQIRKGDVIVIRYEGPKGSPGMREMLTPTATLAGLGLDKEVALITDGRFSGASRGASIGHVTPEAALGGPLAALKEGDIISIDIPACSLNADLSQEELTNRLAKWEMPEPKVKKGYLARYAELVTSAGTGAVLKKKTDSF, encoded by the coding sequence GTGCGTAGCGATGCTATGAAAAAAGGACTGCAAAAAGCGCCGCACCGATCTTTGTTCAAAGCGTTGGGGCTTACCGATCAGGAACTGGGGCGACCTATGATCGGGGTAGTCAATTCATTTAATGAAATAGTACCGGGACACATGCATTTGCGGGAAATTAGTGAGGCGGTAAAGGCCGGGGTAAGAATTAACGGTGGTACGCCTATTGAATACCCCTCCATCGCGGTTTGTGACGGTATAGCTATGAACCATGACGGAATGAAGTATTCTCTTGCCAGTCGGGAAATAATCGCCGATTCAGTGGAAGTTATGAGTATGGCGCATCCGTTTGACGGCCTGGTATTAATAACCGCATGTGATAAAGTTGTGCCCGGTATGCTCATGGCTGCAGCCCGGCTGGATATTCCGACTATTATTATTAGCGGCGGCCCTATGTTGGCCGGAAGTTTTAAAGGGCGGGACGTATCCGTTAGTAATATTTTTGAAGCTATCGGCGCTGTGAAATCGGGTCGTATGTCCGAGTCGGATATGTCTGAACTTGAAGAAGTAGTTTGCCCGGGTTGTGGTTCCTGTGCAGGTATGTTTACCGCTAATTCCATGGGTTGTCTGACAGAAGCACTGGGTATGGCTTTGCCCGGCAATGGAACCCTCCCCGCGGTTTCCGCCGCACGCCGTCGTTTAGCTAAATTAACGGGCATGCGGATTATGGATCTGGTAAAAGAAAATTTGTGTCCTTCAGACATTATGACTAAAAAGGCCTTCATAAACGGTTTGGCTTTGGATATGGCTTTGGGATGCTCTACTAATACGGTTTTACATTTGCCTGCCATTGCTTATGAGGCAGGTGTGAAAATCAATTTAGATCAAATTAACGAAATTAGCTCTAAGACACCTAATCTATGCAAATTAAGCCCTAACGGTACTCACCATGTCCAGGATCTTGATGAAGCGGGTGGTGTTTCCGCGGTACTGCGCCAGCTGGTTGAACACGGGCTTGCAGACGGAAGCGCTTTGACCGTTACCGGTAAAACCTTATGGAAAAATATTGAGAATGCCGCAATAAGCCGCAATGAGGTTATTCGTAATGTTGACGACCCGTACAGTTCTACTGGCGGTATTGCGATTCTTTACGGTAACATAGCGCCCGGCGGCGCGGTGGTCAAAAAAGCCGGGGTGGCCCCGGAGATGTTGAAGCACCGCGGAACGGCACGGATTTTTAATTCCGAGGAAGATGCCGTAGCTGCTATGATGAGCAATCAGATTCGCAAAGGTGATGTAATCGTAATCAGATATGAAGGCCCCAAAGGTAGTCCGGGTATGCGGGAAATGCTTACTCCTACCGCCACACTGGCGGGTTTGGGGCTGGATAAGGAGGTAGCTTTAATTACCGACGGGCGCTTTAGCGGGGCCAGTCGTGGAGCTTCCATCGGTCACGTTACACCTGAAGCTGCGCTGGGTGGTCCCCTGGCTGCTTTAAAGGAAGGCGACATTATCAGCATAGATATCCCAGCATGCAGCTTGAATGCGGATTTAAGTCAGGAAGAGTTGACTAACCGGCTAGCTAAATGGGAAATGCCCGAACCTAAAGTAAAGAAGGGGTACTTGGCCCGTTATGCTGAGCTGGTAACTTCGGCAGGCACGGGAGCTGTGCTGAAAAAGAAGACTGATTCTTTTTAG